CTGTGTCAGTTTTTCAAAATGTAAGTAACCTCACTAtttatgaaataaattttaaaaaggggGCACTTTTACCTCATAGCACAAATCTGGTGATTATTCCTCATTTTCAAATTATGTAGGAATCCAAGTGCTTAGGAAGAACAAAATGAACATCAGAACTGAGAACATGATGTTTTGTGTTAGATATGAAACCAGCTTTACCCTCTGAAGCCCCTTCACAAATCACATCATcaacaaactgcattttggctgATAACTGATGTGCTAAAGTTTCATCCCACATGAGGCTGAATGAGCTAATTTTGTATCATTAAAATAGCAGTTGTAATCAGCATGGAACTCGtgtgaaatattattattatattattatattataattcCCAAACCTAATTTCTATAATTCCTAAAACCACATAGGACCCTTTCTGTATTGTTTGTCCAAGAATATACAAATTGCACTTCCCTCTTGGCCAAGGATGTTAACGAGGGATTTTCCAGCATTTGGGGAAGTGTGTGATTATATTACTGGAAGAGGAGAGATTATTTAATTCAAAGAAATGCTCATGAGACAAAATCCTGCCTTCTCATTCGGAAAAGTTAGATTAACCTTCAGCTTCTGCTGATCAGGGAAATGCTTAGACTCGCTCAAGCCTGAGCTGCCTCACAAGGTCTCTAAAATACCGTCATTATAATTAGATGTACTTGTGTAGTTCCATCATTGTACAGTGCCTTTCTAGACCACCTACTTCTCCGTTTTTTCCTCCCTGAGTGTACAGGACAAGCGTCCCTCTGTGTGCACTTCTGCTTCGGGGCACGGGCTGCGGGGGGCAGCAGGAGCGCTGCTCCGCGGAGCTCCGCGAGGCTGCGGCGCTGCCGCCGGAGCGGCGCTGCGGGGACGGGGCGGGAGGGACCTGCACCTCTCGCTGCTCCCAGAGAGCCCGAGgccctggcccgggggcagcccggccggggcggcgggggagggcaCGGGGCTTGCCCGgccctggcccgggggcagcccgGCAGGTGCGGTGGAGGAGCGCACGGGACTTGCCCGGCAGCCAGCTCGCGGCCGGGGAACAGCCTCGCCCCGGAGAGCCACGCCGGGGCTTGGGGGAGAAAGGCTGGCCGGCTCGGGGGTGCGGACGTGACCATCCAGAATGAGTGCTGACCCCCTTGCCAGGCTCCTGCTCCGCGGCTGATAAGGCAGAGAGCGCGTGAGGGAGCGAGGGCAGCAGCCGGGAAGGGCACGGGCTCCCGAGCGCAGGTAGCTGCTGGAGACAGAAGGGCTCCTGCACGCTGCTGGCAAGGGAGGGAGCACCTCAAACCGAGCTAGCCATGCATAGGAAAGTTTCCGTCACCCCCTTGCACATACCTCTCTAGGGTGTAGCATGTATCACGGTTATCCAGAATGGCAAAGTCACAAGTACATACTCACCTGATTTCTGAAATACTTTGCTTGGAGCAAGCTGAGAGTGAAACATCCCGCACATTCCAGTCTGCTTCTTGGTACGCTCGAGCGTCTGTCGCTGGGAAGGGGACCCTGACGCAGCAGGTCTGCCGGGGGCATTTCCTTCGGTTCCGCAGAATTTGCACTGCAACAAATAAGTATAGAAACGGTCCATTTGGTGCTGACTCCTGCATCTCCTGCGAAGCCGGAGCTCCACATTTCTGAAGCGTCATAGAGCAAAGATGTTAAAGACTGTAAAAAAAATAGGTAGACAGACCAAGGTTTTACTGCTGACCAGCCATGGGGAATATTGTTAGAGACCCTGATCCTGCAAATATTTATGCACTGGTTTAGCTTTATTAACCTGTAAGTAAGGTTAGGCAAGTATATAAAGGTTTGCGAATTAGGGATAAAACGACTCACGACAAGTCTTTCTTGAAGCTCGTAACCCCAAGCATTTCAGATGAGCCTGTGTTTGGTCCAAAGCAATAATTCTTCCTTTGTTCGAAGGTATAAAAGGGAGCTCTAACCGTCCTGTTCCAATACCATTTAAATTGTGATTTGTTTGAAACGATCGAGTAAATCAAGTACATTTTATTAGATAAAAATGCACCCAGGTTGAGTCATAAATATTAATGATGGTTGGTTTGTCACCTCCTTACTTATGTAATGAAGGCTGACTTTCATTACAGTTACTCATTGTAGTTCAAGTTGTCCAAATATggttttatttttgaaactttGTTATTTGATGGATTTTGAAATTGATCAGGTGTAGTTGTTACACCCCTTCTTCAACCCACCTAAAGTTAACGTGCCTAGAAAGAGAAATTATGCTACAGACCGTGTAAACATAATTATATATTAGCAGGTAAAAAGTCTGTTCCCAGTTAAACAGTACGAGGGGCTTATCAGATTTTGCAAGTTATGCCATGACTTGGAATCCACACCTAAAAAGCCGTTGTTATAATTAACAAAATACTAAGGGGGTTGTTTAAGATAATTTTCATTAATCCTCTTATTTTTTACCCTAGTATGGGGTGCCCCCAATCCATGCTAGCATGATTAAGAAGTGCTCGGGACGTGTGGGTGGGGGTAAGTGTCAAAGAAAAATCGCCGAGGCAGACGCGCCAAGGTCCACCCACTTCCCCGCGCCGCTCTATAAAAGGGAGCGGTGGAGCGCAGCTCGGCAGTGGTTACTCCAGGCACACAAAGAAGGAGCTCTCGCTCCTGAGTGAGTCCTCAGGAAACCGTGCAAGTTCGGATCGCTACTGCCACAACATTTGTCTCAGTGGATTATCCTCACTGCCAGGtaagaaacctttttttcctgtctaaaGGTACAGGGGAGGTGGAGAGGTAGTGGAAATCTACTAAATCTGGACTGTTTTGACGTGCTTGAAGTTATGCTGCTGAGTCTTGCACTGGCTCTTGGCATCAGCTGCAGTTTACAACGTAAATCCCAAACTAGCTAGTTTGCCACGTGGAGTGGGAAGATGAGCTATTAGAGGATAAACTTACAGGCAGCAAAACACTTGCTGGAGTTTGGAAACGATGCGTCTAAAAGGCAGCTCTTTCTAATCTCGTGGGTTTGCTAAATCCTAATGCAAGCCACTGGGGGTATTCTGGCAATCCTGCTGGTTTTCAGCCGCCTCTGCAAGTAAAACTCTCGACAAACGTAAACTTTGGAGGCTCTGTTACTTACTCTGTGATAAATTGCTGAGCAAATATTAGCCTTTGGTTCATATCACACACAAAGTTTCCAGTAGTTTGGGAGCTATATATTCCGAGGAAAGGAGTTCTCTGGAACCACCAGGAAAAAGGTACAGACCCTACTTAACTTTTACTAGCAAACATGCTTATaattcttctcttctccctccaccaggagttcagccagaatGAAAGTGGTTCACGTAGCCCTGCTCTATCTCGGCTCTGTGACCTTCCTCGGGGTGGATGCTGCAAGGGTGGACGTAGCGACAGAGTTCAAAAGAAAGTGAGTATCGGAGCGCGCCCTCCTGCCAGCGCCCAGCCCCGCTCTTAGAGCTGCGGAGCCTCCGCGCCCCAGCGCCGGTCTCCGGCCGAGATCAGAGGGAACTGAAGTCCCTGCGGGAATAGCACAGCTCCTAAAAGGCCTCATGCCCTTTCAGGAAAcgtccaaaagaaaaaaaatctcggCGCTGGCAAAGATTTTAGCCCCTCGATTCTGCTTGCTTTGGCCGCTGCCCTGCAGGCTTGCGCTGACAGGCTGTCCTCTTCCCTTGCGCTCCTTTCAGATGGACGAAATGGGCACTGAGCCGAGCCAAGAGGGACGTGAAGCCTTCGGGCGCGCTCCGAGGGCTGGGGCCAGCCGCCGCCGTGCTGCCCCTCATACGGAGCCAGGACGTGAAGGAGGATCCCCCGGTCTCGCATCCCAGGTAATTTCCTGCCCTCTCTAGGATCGGGCACTTGCTTGGGGCATCGGAAAGTTTCAGGGTTCCCTTGTTTCCGGGTGTTTTGCTCCTTTTCACAATAGATCTCCCAAGCCCCAGAGACAGGTCCTGCAGGGGCTGCGCAACGCGCTGAAAGCAGCCTCCCGCCTCCCTTTCCCCGCGCACTTCAGCTGGCGGGAGATAGCAGCGCCTTTACTGTGAAAGTCAAATATAAATAGTAACTTGAGCTCTGGATCCATAGATAAATAACAGCCATAAAACGGCGGGGCCTCTCCTTGCATCGGCAGCAAGCTCTGCTCCGCGGCCACATCGCCCCTCTCCCGCGCTCGGcggagggcagagccgggggagGGGGGCCCGCCGACGGGACGGGCCCGCCTCTAGCCTGGgggccccctgccctccccgccccggcccctgGGGTCCGCTCCTCCAAGCCCCACTGCGCCTTTCTCATGCCCGCTCTCTCTCTTCCTGCCTCGCAGCAGCCGGGAGGATGCTCACATCCGCGTCAAGCGCTACCGCCAGAGCATTAACAGCTTCCCCCACTTCGAAGTCATCCGCCCGGGGTGCCGGTTCGGGACGTGCACGGTGCAGAAGCTGGCCCACCAGATCTACCAGCTGACCGACAAGGATAAGGACGGCGCCGCCCCCATCAGCAAGATCAGCCCCCAGGGCTACGGCCGCAGGCGGCGCTCCCTGCCCGAGTAccgtcgccgccgcccggcgccctccccccggggcggccggcgcccccGGACGCGGCCGGCGCAGCCCCTCGCCGCCGTCCTCGGGATCTGAGCGCCGCGGGAGCGCCGCACCACCCGGCTGAGGCCGTCCCAGACGGACGGAGGGACGGACGGAGGGTTCGCCGACGTTGCGGAGCCGCCTGGCGGGCCGAGACCCCCTCGGACCTGGGGGCGGCGGAGCGAGCGGCCCGCGCGAGGAGGCCGTGAAGGCCGCGTCGCGCAGCGGGACGCGCAGGCACCGACCCCGCTCCCCgcctgccgcggcggcggggcggtcACGGACTCTGCACCCTCCCCCGCCGCGAGGCACCGCCGGCTCCCGCGCCAGCGGCACCAGGGACTTGAAGGCGCCCGggccgctgcccgcgcccggCTCTCCGCCACCCGCCGGCCGCCACGtcgccccgctgccccgcgccgctgctgcccgggccgccggccgcctcctgcacccggcggggcgggggcgggggcaggggccgggccttCCTTGCCAGTGGGCCACGGCCAGATCTACCCCTGCCCCGTGCCCCGGTGGAGGTGGGTTGCTCGTCTGACCCGAGGAGGGGGCGCTCAGGGGGGCGTGGGGGAGCCCCGAGGCGGCGGGTGCGTCcccgggcggccgccgctgcgcgacccccgggcccggggccgcggcctctCCCGCCGCCCCGAGGTGTCTGACAGTCCTCGTTCAGCCTCGACAAGgaaaggccccccccccccccgcacctgcTCTACCCTCTGCGTTATCTGCACCCGGCAGGGAATCGGACACTCACTAGTCCCTGCGGGGACTGCGACATACTTGAACGTAACAGAGAGGAAAAGTGCAATTGTACGTGGTGTTTGTTAATTATAAGTGCGGTGTGTGTGGCTCATGAGATACGTATCGATATTTAAGATTGTCCTGTGTCGTGTCCTATTTGTATcctttttggggaaaaatattttttatttttatacttttttatatataaatatatatatatatattgcataaGGGCATTTTAAGACATTGTATCCCCTCTATTTTTCATATCGTGAATGTCAAACGCTGTTAAACACTCTTTCCGTACCTTTTTTTATCTTGCATTCCAGACTGGTGAAAGATGTAGAGAATGTATCAGCTGTTCTCCATGGGTAAtatgtgaaataaaataaacactattaCATAAAACAGTTCTGTTATGTTGTCTTTAAAGGGGGCAGGTGGTCAGGATGAAGGATTTCTTACTTTGTTCAGTTCTATCCTTACTAACTCGGCATGGCAATTCTGTGACAGGCAAAAACTTTTTAATTACAGACTTTGTTAGCAACCACCTTATCTAGCAAAATCAAGTAAACTTAAAAGCAAGTATGCATCATAAAATCCCAGGGTAGAGCTGTTTAGAAGGCTTTACAGCCTTTTCTACCACATGTTCCAGCCAGGGCTGAAACGTGTCACAGCTTGGATTGATCGTGCAAGTTTATTTTTTGCCCTAATTAATCAGAGAAACAACTGCACACTTCAACATTGCACAACAAAGTAACAGATTTATTGAGGGAGCATGTTCCAAAAATGGTCATGACAGCTTCCAAGGTTATTTATGTTGAAGGATTTCCTGGGCCACAGTTCAGGTTAAAGTTAAATGGTGACCAGTTCAGTGTGGGCAGAACATCTTGGATAAAAGCTTAACATTAgggattttgttgttttgttcttttttttttttctttaaaagcaaattcCAACCACAGACCA
This is a stretch of genomic DNA from Apteryx mantelli isolate bAptMan1 chromosome 4, bAptMan1.hap1, whole genome shotgun sequence. It encodes these proteins:
- the ADM gene encoding pro-adrenomedullin, which encodes MKVVHVALLYLGSVTFLGVDAARVDVATEFKRKWTKWALSRAKRDVKPSGALRGLGPAAAVLPLIRSQDVKEDPPVSHPSSREDAHIRVKRYRQSINSFPHFEVIRPGCRFGTCTVQKLAHQIYQLTDKDKDGAAPISKISPQGYGRRRRSLPEYRRRRPAPSPRGGRRPRTRPAQPLAAVLGI